A single window of Ischnura elegans chromosome 8, ioIscEleg1.1, whole genome shotgun sequence DNA harbors:
- the LOC124163479 gene encoding uncharacterized protein LOC124163479 isoform X1 — protein sequence MRNRIRKSHIGSFTDGEMRAAVHLVLHENYSIRKAAKECNVNYVTLSRYVSKQKKASDEGTGEHVRMTPKYQSRLIFTAEQEKCLADYLITCSKLCYGQSTRNTRELAYEMAVVNSIQVPKNWHDDSAAGLDWLRLFLKRNPNLSIRQPENCSLSRCTSFNAHTVKTFFDNLGAALRRSECFGDGSRIWNLDETGTSTVVNKSAKVIAEKGSKGVNNVTAGERGTLVTTCCFVSASGNTIPPAFVFPRVKFSDHMLINAPPGSLGLTSKSGWMTAEIFPEVIKHFIKHTKTSKEDPTLLIMDNHQSHISIQVIDLAKEYGIMIVTLPPHCSAKLQPLDVSCYAPFKTYYAAAVDSWNKSNPGKALSIYHIAGCVNFAHQKAMTPATIINGFKKTGIYPYNRHIFTEADFLSSSVTDQPSPETEECDLLSQELRATASTSSLNNGQGEDKRTFQSPAQFKGYPKAAPRKNSTRKREPGKSMIITDTPEKIRMMEKKNTAIGKKTSEATKSCRSLFNANVAIDNCEGPHQNSDTTSEGGLSNPLEGNEDILEGFGNKVGTVKVGDYVLIEFSSKKKFYYVGRIIKEARKHNGAEVTYLRKSSKVPNSFFFPHIEDIASVSMKDIKLVLPPPSYRKGTARMKRFISFKISFANLDVR from the exons ATGAGGAATAGAATAAGAAAGAGCCATATTGGATCCTTCACAGATGGTGAAATGCGCGCTGCAGTTCATCTTGTTctgcatgaaaactattcaatcaggaaagcagccaaagaatgtaatgtcaattatgtaacactcagtcg GTATGTGAGTAAGCAAAAAAAGGCTAGTGATGAAGGGACTGGTGAACATGTTCGCATGACACCAAAATATCAATCCAGATTGATTTTTACAGCTGAACAAGAAAAGTGCTTGGCTGACTATTTGATAACATGCTCAAAACTCTGTTATGGTCAGTCGACTCGTAACACTCGAGAGCTAGCTTATGAAATGGCAGTGGTGAACTCTATACAAGTGCCAAAAAACTGGCATGATGACTCTGCTGCAGGTTTAGACTGGCTACGATTGTTCTTGAAGCGAAATCCAAATTTAAGcattcggcagcctgaaaactgttctctttctcgttgcacatcatttaatgcacacacagtgaaaacattttttgacaatctTGGTGCAGCCTTAAGACGTTCAGAATGTTTTGGTGATGGTTCCAGAATATGGAATCTAGATGAAACTGGTACCTCAACAGTCGTAAATAAGTCTGCCAAGGTGATTGCAGAAAAGGGATCCAAAGGGGTAAATAATGTAACAGCAGGTGAAAGGGGAACTCTAGTTACTACATGCTGTTTTGTGAGTGCATCCGGAAACACCATACCCCCTGCATTTGTTTTCCCAAGGGTCAAGTTCAGTGATCATATGTTGATCAATGCCCCTCCTGGCTCTCTTGGACTGACATCGAAAAGTGGTTGGatgacagcagaaatatttcctgaagttattaagcacttcatcaaacatacaaaaacaagtaaagaagaCCCTACACTGCTAATAATGGATAATCACCAAAGCCATATTAGTATACAAGTAATAGATTTGGCAAAAGAGTATGGCATAATGATTGTGACTCTTCCACCTCATTGCAGTGCCAAATTACAGCCCTTGGATGTTTCCTGTTATGCTCCATTTAAGACCTATTATGCCGCAGCAGTTGATTCCTGGAACAAAAGCAATCCAGGTAAAGCTCTTTCCATCTACCATATTGCAGGATGCGTCAATTTTGCCCATCAAAAGGCTATGACTCCAGCTACtattattaatggattcaaaaaaactggaatatatccATATAATAGGCACATTTTCACCGAGGCAGATTTCTTGAGTAGTTCTGTAACAGACCAGCCTTCTCCTGAAACTGAAGAGTGTGACTTATTGAGCCAAGAATTAAGAGCAACTGCAAGTACTTCCAGTTTAAACAATGGTCAAGGTGAAgataaaagaacttttcaaagtcCTGCTCAGTTCAAGGGCTATCCTAAAGCCGCTCCAAGGAAAAATTCAACCAGGAAAAGAGAACCAGGCAAAAGTATGATCATAACAGACACACCAGAAAAAATCCgtatgatggaaaagaaaaatacagctataggaaaaaaaacttctgaggcAACTAAATCATGCAGAAGTTTATTTAATGCCAATGTTGCCATTGATAACTGTGAGGGGCCCCATCAAAATTCAGACACCACGTCAGAGGGAGGACTTTCAAACCCCTTGGAaggtaatgaggatattttagaaggttttggaaataaagtaggtacagtaaaagttggtgattatgttttgattgagttttcatcgaagaaaaaattctactatgtaggtagaataattaaagaagcaagaaaacacaatggcgctgaagttacatatttacgaaaaagttccaaagtgccaaattcattttttttcccacatATTGAAGATATAGCATCTGTCAGCATGAAAgacattaaattagttttaccaCCTCCTTCTTATCGCAAAGGAACTGCAAGAATGAaaaggtttatttcatttaaaatttcatttgccaatttAGATGTTCGTTAA
- the LOC124163479 gene encoding uncharacterized protein LOC124163479 isoform X2, with the protein MTPKYQSRLIFTAEQEKCLADYLITCSKLCYGQSTRNTRELAYEMAVVNSIQVPKNWHDDSAAGLDWLRLFLKRNPNLSIRQPENCSLSRCTSFNAHTVKTFFDNLGAALRRSECFGDGSRIWNLDETGTSTVVNKSAKVIAEKGSKGVNNVTAGERGTLVTTCCFVSASGNTIPPAFVFPRVKFSDHMLINAPPGSLGLTSKSGWMTAEIFPEVIKHFIKHTKTSKEDPTLLIMDNHQSHISIQVIDLAKEYGIMIVTLPPHCSAKLQPLDVSCYAPFKTYYAAAVDSWNKSNPGKALSIYHIAGCVNFAHQKAMTPATIINGFKKTGIYPYNRHIFTEADFLSSSVTDQPSPETEECDLLSQELRATASTSSLNNGQGEDKRTFQSPAQFKGYPKAAPRKNSTRKREPGKSMIITDTPEKIRMMEKKNTAIGKKTSEATKSCRSLFNANVAIDNCEGPHQNSDTTSEGGLSNPLEGNEDILEGFGNKVGTVKVGDYVLIEFSSKKKFYYVGRIIKEARKHNGAEVTYLRKSSKVPNSFFFPHIEDIASVSMKDIKLVLPPPSYRKGTARMKRFISFKISFANLDVR; encoded by the coding sequence ATGACACCAAAATATCAATCCAGATTGATTTTTACAGCTGAACAAGAAAAGTGCTTGGCTGACTATTTGATAACATGCTCAAAACTCTGTTATGGTCAGTCGACTCGTAACACTCGAGAGCTAGCTTATGAAATGGCAGTGGTGAACTCTATACAAGTGCCAAAAAACTGGCATGATGACTCTGCTGCAGGTTTAGACTGGCTACGATTGTTCTTGAAGCGAAATCCAAATTTAAGcattcggcagcctgaaaactgttctctttctcgttgcacatcatttaatgcacacacagtgaaaacattttttgacaatctTGGTGCAGCCTTAAGACGTTCAGAATGTTTTGGTGATGGTTCCAGAATATGGAATCTAGATGAAACTGGTACCTCAACAGTCGTAAATAAGTCTGCCAAGGTGATTGCAGAAAAGGGATCCAAAGGGGTAAATAATGTAACAGCAGGTGAAAGGGGAACTCTAGTTACTACATGCTGTTTTGTGAGTGCATCCGGAAACACCATACCCCCTGCATTTGTTTTCCCAAGGGTCAAGTTCAGTGATCATATGTTGATCAATGCCCCTCCTGGCTCTCTTGGACTGACATCGAAAAGTGGTTGGatgacagcagaaatatttcctgaagttattaagcacttcatcaaacatacaaaaacaagtaaagaagaCCCTACACTGCTAATAATGGATAATCACCAAAGCCATATTAGTATACAAGTAATAGATTTGGCAAAAGAGTATGGCATAATGATTGTGACTCTTCCACCTCATTGCAGTGCCAAATTACAGCCCTTGGATGTTTCCTGTTATGCTCCATTTAAGACCTATTATGCCGCAGCAGTTGATTCCTGGAACAAAAGCAATCCAGGTAAAGCTCTTTCCATCTACCATATTGCAGGATGCGTCAATTTTGCCCATCAAAAGGCTATGACTCCAGCTACtattattaatggattcaaaaaaactggaatatatccATATAATAGGCACATTTTCACCGAGGCAGATTTCTTGAGTAGTTCTGTAACAGACCAGCCTTCTCCTGAAACTGAAGAGTGTGACTTATTGAGCCAAGAATTAAGAGCAACTGCAAGTACTTCCAGTTTAAACAATGGTCAAGGTGAAgataaaagaacttttcaaagtcCTGCTCAGTTCAAGGGCTATCCTAAAGCCGCTCCAAGGAAAAATTCAACCAGGAAAAGAGAACCAGGCAAAAGTATGATCATAACAGACACACCAGAAAAAATCCgtatgatggaaaagaaaaatacagctataggaaaaaaaacttctgaggcAACTAAATCATGCAGAAGTTTATTTAATGCCAATGTTGCCATTGATAACTGTGAGGGGCCCCATCAAAATTCAGACACCACGTCAGAGGGAGGACTTTCAAACCCCTTGGAaggtaatgaggatattttagaaggttttggaaataaagtaggtacagtaaaagttggtgattatgttttgattgagttttcatcgaagaaaaaattctactatgtaggtagaataattaaagaagcaagaaaacacaatggcgctgaagttacatatttacgaaaaagttccaaagtgccaaattcattttttttcccacatATTGAAGATATAGCATCTGTCAGCATGAAAgacattaaattagttttaccaCCTCCTTCTTATCGCAAAGGAACTGCAAGAATGAaaaggtttatttcatttaaaatttcatttgccaatttAGATGTTCGTTAA